From Camelina sativa cultivar DH55 chromosome 7, Cs, whole genome shotgun sequence, one genomic window encodes:
- the LOC104699543 gene encoding uncharacterized protein LOC104699543 isoform X3 has translation MMMSKIRSSMLINLGFLVSVFIVFFLAINCGGESPTCLAVYKQGGAPAVFQSPKCPRWNWAPRRTPTTTGLCHTAAIQGRRNYQEDRLLCALDLRIPFPRKSGTKDVSVGIAAVFDGHNGAEASEMASNLLFDYFALHINFLLDATFSAMTSKSIGRLPTHPDQGLILHGLLTHDFKLQFPDSFPLDLDDSLHLDIIKEALLRAIHDIDATFTKPHFVVFFLQEASTRKFISGSTATVALIADGQLMVASIGDSKALLCSEIFETPEEARATLVKLYRERRRNRGSSPSRFSDFKLEHGNGLLRFIAKELTNDHHPNREDEKIRVEAAGGYVTEWAGVPRVNGQLTVSRSIGDLTYRSYGVISAPEVMDWQPLLANDSYLVVSSDGIFEKLKVQEVCDRLWEVNNQTSSGAGVPSYCSISLAHCLVNTAFEKGSMDNMAAVVVPLKSNQVTQLQGKEQSMNDKNEKIAAALPSNNLPNGINLGPLQSKQAQPLATMFNRLLVEVKNGSFCRFYMSENLIGASQGKLDHLNGYMGDLPQVLPASAEPFSGWCLPSGTATNENRDQCINPDSFATFLGLLESVPLHGFGASNGTDEIPFPDSSYVLKKKFGRGAFGEVWLAFHWNCNQGDNGTSWNNEDVNTSKNGVHYDTDGPDNSFILKRIMVERGPIVYLSGLREKHYGELFLNAYNKSRSSSAGQTSSSKPASSELGLSEEGLKHIARYIEYFESRYNDIWLVFHHEGVSLSKLIYTVEEVENGSAGEKAEEASHGQILRPSKWWTWLKTTESGKEEMRRIIWQLLLGLKACHDRNITHRDIKPENMVICLEDIKSGRCLKGVPNGDHNFKTKMRIIDFGSALDEYTVKHLYGSTGPSRAEQTHDYAPPEAILNSSWHRGPTSLTLKYDMWSVGVVMLEMILGSPNVFEISSVTRALLDQHIRGWSENFKELAYKLRSFMEMCILIPGSSLKHGGASSKQGGISLASWKCSEEFLAEQIKSRDPLKIGFPNVWALRLVRGLLQWYPEDRLNIDEALQHPYFQPPPDYQV, from the exons ATGATGATGTCCAAAATCAGATCAAGTATGCTAATAAATCTAGGGTTCCTTGTGTCtgtcttcatcgtcttcttcttggcGATTAATTGTGGAGGTGAATCACCGACGTGTTTGGCGGTCTACAAACAAGGCGGAGCACCAGCGGTTTTTCAATCACCCAAATGCCCTCGTTGGAACTGGGCCCCCCGACGAACTCCTACTACGACTGGTCTTTGCCATACGGCAGCCATCCAGGGTCGGAGAAATTACCAAGAGGATCGTCTTCTCTGTGCCCTTGATCTTCGCATTCCCTTTCCCC GCAAGTCTGGAACCAAGGATGTTTCGGTTGGCATTGCAGCTGTTTTTGACGGTCATAATGGTGCAGAGGCCAGTGAGATGGCTTCAAACCTTTTGTTTGATTACTTTGCTTTGCATATCAACTTTCTCTTGGACGCTACTTTTTCTGCTATGACTAGCAAGTCCATTGGAAGATTACCTACTCATCCAGACCAGGGTCTTATTTTGCATGGCCTCCTTACTCACGATTTTAAATTGCA GTTTCCAGACTCGTTCCCACTTGATCTTGACGATTCTCTTCACTTGGATATCATCAAGGAAGCATTGCTGAGAGCCATCCATGACATTGATGCCACATTTACTAAG CCAcactttgttgtttttttcctccAGGAAGCATCTACCCGAAAGTTTATTTCAGGTTCAACGGCTACTGTTGCACTTATCGCAGATGGTCAACTTATGGTCGCTAGTATCGGTGACTCAAAGGCACTTCTGTGTTCTGAAATATTTGAGACTCCTGAAGAAGCTAGAG CTACTTTGGTGAAGTTGTACAGAGAGCGAAGGCGCAATCGAGGCTCCTCGCCATCAAGGTTTTCTGACTTTAAACTGGAACATGGCAATGGGCTACTGCGTTTTATTGCCAAAGAATTGACAAATGACCATCACCCAAATAGAGAGGATGAAAAGATTCGTGTTGAGGCTGCAGGAGGTTACGTCACTGAGTGGGCCGGTGTGCCACGAGTGAATGGTCAGCTGACTGTCTCCCGTTCAATTGGTGACCTTACTTATAGAAG TTACGGTGTCATCTCGGCACCCGAGGTGATGGACTGGCAGCCTCTACTGGCCAACGACAGCTACTTGGTAGTGTCATCTGATGGCATCTTTGAGAAGTTAAAGGTGCAAGAAGTTTGTGATCGTCTGTGGGaagtaaacaatcaaactaGCTCTGGAGCAGGAGTGCCTTCATACTGCTCAATTTCTTTGGCACACTGCTTGGTTAATACTGCTTTTGAGAAGGGAAGCATGGACAATATGGCTGCTGTTGTTGTTCCTCTAAAATCGAATCAAGTTACCCAGCTCCAAGGGAAGGAGCAGAGTATgaatgacaaaaatgaaaagattgcTGCAGCACTACCCAGTAACAACT TGCCTAACGGTATAAATTTGGGTCCATTGCAATCGAAACAGGCTCAGCCACTTGCAACGATGTTTAACAGGTTATTG GTTGAAGTTAAAAATGGAAGTTTTTGCCGCTTTTATATGTCAGAGAACCTTATTGGGGCGTCACAAGGGAAACTGGATCATTTGAACGGTTACATGGGTGACTTACCTCAGGTTTTACCTGCATCTGCCGAGCCATTTTCTG gCTGGTGTTTGCCTTCTGGAACGGCGACCAACGAGAATCGAGATCAGTGTATCAATCCTGATAGCTTTGCTACTTTCCTTGGGTTACTTGAATCTGTACCTTTACATGGGTTTGGTGCTAGTAATGGGACGGATGAGATTCCATTTCCGGACTCAAg CTATGTGCTGAAGAAAAAATTTGGGCGTGGTGCATTTGGTGAGGTATGGTTGGCATTTCACTGGAATTGCAATCAAGGAGATAATGGTACTAGTTGGAACAATGAAGATGTGAATACATCAAAAAATGGTGTTCATTATGATACTGATGGTCCTGATAACTCCTTCATTTTGAAACGGATTATG GTAGAGAGAGGACCAATTGTCTATCTAAGTGGTCTAAGGGAGAAGCATTATGGTGAACTGTTTCTAAATGCATACAATAAAAGTAGGAGTTCTTCTGCAGGGCAAACGTCAAGTTCTAAACCAGCGTCATCAGAACTGGGTCTCTCTGAAGAGGGTTTGAAACATATTGCTAGATACATAGAGTATTTTGAATCTCGATATAATGACATATGGCTTGTGTTTCACCACGAGGGTGTGTCTTTATCAAAGCTGATTTACACTGTGGAAGAAGTAGAGAATGGTTCTGCTGGTGAAAAGGCTGAAGAGGCAAGTCACGGGCAGATACTTCGTCCGTCAAAGTGGTGGACCTGGTTGAAGACGACAGAATCAGGAAAAGAAGAAATGCGGAGAATAATATGGCAATTG TTGCTAGGTCTAAAGGCATGCCATGATCGCAATATTACTCACAGAGATATCAAACCCG AGAATATGGTGATATGCCTTGAAGACATCAAGTCAGGCAGATGCTTAAAGGGTGTACCAAATGGAGATCATAACTTCAAAACTAAAAT GCGCATAATCGACTTTGGCAGTGCACTCGATGAATATACGGTGAAACATTTGTATGGGTCAACAGGTCCTTCAAG AGCAGAACAAACACATGATTATGCACCACCAGAAGCCATTCTGAACAGTAGCTGGCACCGTGGGCCAACCAGCTTGACATTAAA GTACGACATGTGGAGTGTTGGGGTTGTGATGTTAGAGATGATTTTAGGATCACCAAATGTTTTTGAGATTAGTTCTGTTACACGCGCCCTTCTGGATCAACATATCAGAGGTTGGAGTGAAAACTTTAAAGAGCTTGCATACAA GCTTCGATCCTTTATGGAGATGTGCATCCTAATCCCAGGTAGCTCTTTAAAACATGGTGGCGCCAGCTCAAAGCAG GGTGGGATTTCACTTGCGTCATGGAAATGCTCTGAAGAATTTTTGGCGGAACAGATAAAGAGTAGAGACCCTCTGAAGATTGG GTTTCCTAATGTTTGGGCTTTAAGGTTGGTGAGGGGTCTGTTACAGTGGTACCCT GAGGACAGATTAAACATAGACGAGGCTCTGCAGCACCCTTATTTTCAACCTCCTCCCGACTACCAAGTATAA
- the LOC104699543 gene encoding uncharacterized protein LOC104699543 isoform X6, producing the protein MASLLTILNCRFPDSFPLDLDDSLHLDIIKEALLRAIHDIDATFTKEASTRKFISGSTATVALIADGQLMVASIGDSKALLCSEIFETPEEARATLVKLYRERRRNRGSSPSRFSDFKLEHGNGLLRFIAKELTNDHHPNREDEKIRVEAAGGYVTEWAGVPRVNGQLTVSRSIGDLTYRSYGVISAPEVMDWQPLLANDSYLVVSSDGIFEKLKVQEVCDRLWEVNNQTSSGAGVPSYCSISLAHCLVNTAFEKGSMDNMAAVVVPLKSNQVTQLQGKEQSMNDKNEKIAAALPSNNCALPLPNGINLGPLQSKQAQPLATMFNRLLVEVKNGSFCRFYMSENLIGASQGKLDHLNGYMGDLPQVLPASAEPFSGWCLPSGTATNENRDQCINPDSFATFLGLLESVPLHGFGASNGTDEIPFPDSSYVLKKKFGRGAFGEVWLAFHWNCNQGDNGTSWNNEDVNTSKNGVHYDTDGPDNSFILKRIMVERGPIVYLSGLREKHYGELFLNAYNKSRSSSAGQTSSSKPASSELGLSEEGLKHIARYIEYFESRYNDIWLVFHHEGVSLSKLIYTVEEVENGSAGEKAEEASHGQILRPSKWWTWLKTTESGKEEMRRIIWQLLLGLKACHDRNITHRDIKPENMVICLEDIKSGRCLKGVPNGDHNFKTKMRIIDFGSALDEYTVKHLYGSTGPSRAEQTHDYAPPEAILNSSWHRGPTSLTLKYDMWSVGVVMLEMILGSPNVFEISSVTRALLDQHIRGWSENFKELAYKLRSFMEMCILIPGSSLKHGGASSKQGGISLASWKCSEEFLAEQIKSRDPLKIGFPNVWALRLVRGLLQWYPEDRLNIDEALQHPYFQPPPDYQV; encoded by the exons ATGGCCTCCTTACTCACGATTTTAAATTGCAG GTTTCCAGACTCGTTCCCACTTGATCTTGACGATTCTCTTCACTTGGATATCATCAAGGAAGCATTGCTGAGAGCCATCCATGACATTGATGCCACATTTACTAAG GAAGCATCTACCCGAAAGTTTATTTCAGGTTCAACGGCTACTGTTGCACTTATCGCAGATGGTCAACTTATGGTCGCTAGTATCGGTGACTCAAAGGCACTTCTGTGTTCTGAAATATTTGAGACTCCTGAAGAAGCTAGAG CTACTTTGGTGAAGTTGTACAGAGAGCGAAGGCGCAATCGAGGCTCCTCGCCATCAAGGTTTTCTGACTTTAAACTGGAACATGGCAATGGGCTACTGCGTTTTATTGCCAAAGAATTGACAAATGACCATCACCCAAATAGAGAGGATGAAAAGATTCGTGTTGAGGCTGCAGGAGGTTACGTCACTGAGTGGGCCGGTGTGCCACGAGTGAATGGTCAGCTGACTGTCTCCCGTTCAATTGGTGACCTTACTTATAGAAG TTACGGTGTCATCTCGGCACCCGAGGTGATGGACTGGCAGCCTCTACTGGCCAACGACAGCTACTTGGTAGTGTCATCTGATGGCATCTTTGAGAAGTTAAAGGTGCAAGAAGTTTGTGATCGTCTGTGGGaagtaaacaatcaaactaGCTCTGGAGCAGGAGTGCCTTCATACTGCTCAATTTCTTTGGCACACTGCTTGGTTAATACTGCTTTTGAGAAGGGAAGCATGGACAATATGGCTGCTGTTGTTGTTCCTCTAAAATCGAATCAAGTTACCCAGCTCCAAGGGAAGGAGCAGAGTATgaatgacaaaaatgaaaagattgcTGCAGCACTACCCAGTAACAACTGTGCGCTGCCAT TGCCTAACGGTATAAATTTGGGTCCATTGCAATCGAAACAGGCTCAGCCACTTGCAACGATGTTTAACAGGTTATTG GTTGAAGTTAAAAATGGAAGTTTTTGCCGCTTTTATATGTCAGAGAACCTTATTGGGGCGTCACAAGGGAAACTGGATCATTTGAACGGTTACATGGGTGACTTACCTCAGGTTTTACCTGCATCTGCCGAGCCATTTTCTG gCTGGTGTTTGCCTTCTGGAACGGCGACCAACGAGAATCGAGATCAGTGTATCAATCCTGATAGCTTTGCTACTTTCCTTGGGTTACTTGAATCTGTACCTTTACATGGGTTTGGTGCTAGTAATGGGACGGATGAGATTCCATTTCCGGACTCAAg CTATGTGCTGAAGAAAAAATTTGGGCGTGGTGCATTTGGTGAGGTATGGTTGGCATTTCACTGGAATTGCAATCAAGGAGATAATGGTACTAGTTGGAACAATGAAGATGTGAATACATCAAAAAATGGTGTTCATTATGATACTGATGGTCCTGATAACTCCTTCATTTTGAAACGGATTATG GTAGAGAGAGGACCAATTGTCTATCTAAGTGGTCTAAGGGAGAAGCATTATGGTGAACTGTTTCTAAATGCATACAATAAAAGTAGGAGTTCTTCTGCAGGGCAAACGTCAAGTTCTAAACCAGCGTCATCAGAACTGGGTCTCTCTGAAGAGGGTTTGAAACATATTGCTAGATACATAGAGTATTTTGAATCTCGATATAATGACATATGGCTTGTGTTTCACCACGAGGGTGTGTCTTTATCAAAGCTGATTTACACTGTGGAAGAAGTAGAGAATGGTTCTGCTGGTGAAAAGGCTGAAGAGGCAAGTCACGGGCAGATACTTCGTCCGTCAAAGTGGTGGACCTGGTTGAAGACGACAGAATCAGGAAAAGAAGAAATGCGGAGAATAATATGGCAATTG TTGCTAGGTCTAAAGGCATGCCATGATCGCAATATTACTCACAGAGATATCAAACCCG AGAATATGGTGATATGCCTTGAAGACATCAAGTCAGGCAGATGCTTAAAGGGTGTACCAAATGGAGATCATAACTTCAAAACTAAAAT GCGCATAATCGACTTTGGCAGTGCACTCGATGAATATACGGTGAAACATTTGTATGGGTCAACAGGTCCTTCAAG AGCAGAACAAACACATGATTATGCACCACCAGAAGCCATTCTGAACAGTAGCTGGCACCGTGGGCCAACCAGCTTGACATTAAA GTACGACATGTGGAGTGTTGGGGTTGTGATGTTAGAGATGATTTTAGGATCACCAAATGTTTTTGAGATTAGTTCTGTTACACGCGCCCTTCTGGATCAACATATCAGAGGTTGGAGTGAAAACTTTAAAGAGCTTGCATACAA GCTTCGATCCTTTATGGAGATGTGCATCCTAATCCCAGGTAGCTCTTTAAAACATGGTGGCGCCAGCTCAAAGCAG GGTGGGATTTCACTTGCGTCATGGAAATGCTCTGAAGAATTTTTGGCGGAACAGATAAAGAGTAGAGACCCTCTGAAGATTGG GTTTCCTAATGTTTGGGCTTTAAGGTTGGTGAGGGGTCTGTTACAGTGGTACCCT GAGGACAGATTAAACATAGACGAGGCTCTGCAGCACCCTTATTTTCAACCTCCTCCCGACTACCAAGTATAA
- the LOC104699543 gene encoding uncharacterized protein LOC104699543 isoform X5 — MASLLTILNCRFPDSFPLDLDDSLHLDIIKEALLRAIHDIDATFTKPHFVVFFLQEASTRKFISGSTATVALIADGQLMVASIGDSKALLCSEIFETPEEARATLVKLYRERRRNRGSSPSRFSDFKLEHGNGLLRFIAKELTNDHHPNREDEKIRVEAAGGYVTEWAGVPRVNGQLTVSRSIGDLTYRSYGVISAPEVMDWQPLLANDSYLVVSSDGIFEKLKVQEVCDRLWEVNNQTSSGAGVPSYCSISLAHCLVNTAFEKGSMDNMAAVVVPLKSNQVTQLQGKEQSMNDKNEKIAAALPSNNCALPLPNGINLGPLQSKQAQPLATMFNRLLVEVKNGSFCRFYMSENLIGASQGKLDHLNGYMGDLPQVLPASAEPFSGWCLPSGTATNENRDQCINPDSFATFLGLLESVPLHGFGASNGTDEIPFPDSSYVLKKKFGRGAFGEVWLAFHWNCNQGDNGTSWNNEDVNTSKNGVHYDTDGPDNSFILKRIMVERGPIVYLSGLREKHYGELFLNAYNKSRSSSAGQTSSSKPASSELGLSEEGLKHIARYIEYFESRYNDIWLVFHHEGVSLSKLIYTVEEVENGSAGEKAEEASHGQILRPSKWWTWLKTTESGKEEMRRIIWQLLLGLKACHDRNITHRDIKPENMVICLEDIKSGRCLKGVPNGDHNFKTKMRIIDFGSALDEYTVKHLYGSTGPSRAEQTHDYAPPEAILNSSWHRGPTSLTLKYDMWSVGVVMLEMILGSPNVFEISSVTRALLDQHIRGWSENFKELAYKLRSFMEMCILIPGSSLKHGGASSKQGGISLASWKCSEEFLAEQIKSRDPLKIGFPNVWALRLVRGLLQWYPEDRLNIDEALQHPYFQPPPDYQV, encoded by the exons ATGGCCTCCTTACTCACGATTTTAAATTGCAG GTTTCCAGACTCGTTCCCACTTGATCTTGACGATTCTCTTCACTTGGATATCATCAAGGAAGCATTGCTGAGAGCCATCCATGACATTGATGCCACATTTACTAAG CCAcactttgttgtttttttcctccAGGAAGCATCTACCCGAAAGTTTATTTCAGGTTCAACGGCTACTGTTGCACTTATCGCAGATGGTCAACTTATGGTCGCTAGTATCGGTGACTCAAAGGCACTTCTGTGTTCTGAAATATTTGAGACTCCTGAAGAAGCTAGAG CTACTTTGGTGAAGTTGTACAGAGAGCGAAGGCGCAATCGAGGCTCCTCGCCATCAAGGTTTTCTGACTTTAAACTGGAACATGGCAATGGGCTACTGCGTTTTATTGCCAAAGAATTGACAAATGACCATCACCCAAATAGAGAGGATGAAAAGATTCGTGTTGAGGCTGCAGGAGGTTACGTCACTGAGTGGGCCGGTGTGCCACGAGTGAATGGTCAGCTGACTGTCTCCCGTTCAATTGGTGACCTTACTTATAGAAG TTACGGTGTCATCTCGGCACCCGAGGTGATGGACTGGCAGCCTCTACTGGCCAACGACAGCTACTTGGTAGTGTCATCTGATGGCATCTTTGAGAAGTTAAAGGTGCAAGAAGTTTGTGATCGTCTGTGGGaagtaaacaatcaaactaGCTCTGGAGCAGGAGTGCCTTCATACTGCTCAATTTCTTTGGCACACTGCTTGGTTAATACTGCTTTTGAGAAGGGAAGCATGGACAATATGGCTGCTGTTGTTGTTCCTCTAAAATCGAATCAAGTTACCCAGCTCCAAGGGAAGGAGCAGAGTATgaatgacaaaaatgaaaagattgcTGCAGCACTACCCAGTAACAACTGTGCGCTGCCAT TGCCTAACGGTATAAATTTGGGTCCATTGCAATCGAAACAGGCTCAGCCACTTGCAACGATGTTTAACAGGTTATTG GTTGAAGTTAAAAATGGAAGTTTTTGCCGCTTTTATATGTCAGAGAACCTTATTGGGGCGTCACAAGGGAAACTGGATCATTTGAACGGTTACATGGGTGACTTACCTCAGGTTTTACCTGCATCTGCCGAGCCATTTTCTG gCTGGTGTTTGCCTTCTGGAACGGCGACCAACGAGAATCGAGATCAGTGTATCAATCCTGATAGCTTTGCTACTTTCCTTGGGTTACTTGAATCTGTACCTTTACATGGGTTTGGTGCTAGTAATGGGACGGATGAGATTCCATTTCCGGACTCAAg CTATGTGCTGAAGAAAAAATTTGGGCGTGGTGCATTTGGTGAGGTATGGTTGGCATTTCACTGGAATTGCAATCAAGGAGATAATGGTACTAGTTGGAACAATGAAGATGTGAATACATCAAAAAATGGTGTTCATTATGATACTGATGGTCCTGATAACTCCTTCATTTTGAAACGGATTATG GTAGAGAGAGGACCAATTGTCTATCTAAGTGGTCTAAGGGAGAAGCATTATGGTGAACTGTTTCTAAATGCATACAATAAAAGTAGGAGTTCTTCTGCAGGGCAAACGTCAAGTTCTAAACCAGCGTCATCAGAACTGGGTCTCTCTGAAGAGGGTTTGAAACATATTGCTAGATACATAGAGTATTTTGAATCTCGATATAATGACATATGGCTTGTGTTTCACCACGAGGGTGTGTCTTTATCAAAGCTGATTTACACTGTGGAAGAAGTAGAGAATGGTTCTGCTGGTGAAAAGGCTGAAGAGGCAAGTCACGGGCAGATACTTCGTCCGTCAAAGTGGTGGACCTGGTTGAAGACGACAGAATCAGGAAAAGAAGAAATGCGGAGAATAATATGGCAATTG TTGCTAGGTCTAAAGGCATGCCATGATCGCAATATTACTCACAGAGATATCAAACCCG AGAATATGGTGATATGCCTTGAAGACATCAAGTCAGGCAGATGCTTAAAGGGTGTACCAAATGGAGATCATAACTTCAAAACTAAAAT GCGCATAATCGACTTTGGCAGTGCACTCGATGAATATACGGTGAAACATTTGTATGGGTCAACAGGTCCTTCAAG AGCAGAACAAACACATGATTATGCACCACCAGAAGCCATTCTGAACAGTAGCTGGCACCGTGGGCCAACCAGCTTGACATTAAA GTACGACATGTGGAGTGTTGGGGTTGTGATGTTAGAGATGATTTTAGGATCACCAAATGTTTTTGAGATTAGTTCTGTTACACGCGCCCTTCTGGATCAACATATCAGAGGTTGGAGTGAAAACTTTAAAGAGCTTGCATACAA GCTTCGATCCTTTATGGAGATGTGCATCCTAATCCCAGGTAGCTCTTTAAAACATGGTGGCGCCAGCTCAAAGCAG GGTGGGATTTCACTTGCGTCATGGAAATGCTCTGAAGAATTTTTGGCGGAACAGATAAAGAGTAGAGACCCTCTGAAGATTGG GTTTCCTAATGTTTGGGCTTTAAGGTTGGTGAGGGGTCTGTTACAGTGGTACCCT GAGGACAGATTAAACATAGACGAGGCTCTGCAGCACCCTTATTTTCAACCTCCTCCCGACTACCAAGTATAA
- the LOC104699543 gene encoding probable inactive protein kinase At3g63330 isoform X7, which yields MSENLIGASQGKLDHLNGYMGDLPQVLPASAEPFSGWCLPSGTATNENRDQCINPDSFATFLGLLESVPLHGFGASNGTDEIPFPDSSYVLKKKFGRGAFGEVWLAFHWNCNQGDNGTSWNNEDVNTSKNGVHYDTDGPDNSFILKRIMVERGPIVYLSGLREKHYGELFLNAYNKSRSSSAGQTSSSKPASSELGLSEEGLKHIARYIEYFESRYNDIWLVFHHEGVSLSKLIYTVEEVENGSAGEKAEEASHGQILRPSKWWTWLKTTESGKEEMRRIIWQLLLGLKACHDRNITHRDIKPENMVICLEDIKSGRCLKGVPNGDHNFKTKMRIIDFGSALDEYTVKHLYGSTGPSRAEQTHDYAPPEAILNSSWHRGPTSLTLKYDMWSVGVVMLEMILGSPNVFEISSVTRALLDQHIRGWSENFKELAYKLRSFMEMCILIPGSSLKHGGASSKQGGISLASWKCSEEFLAEQIKSRDPLKIGFPNVWALRLVRGLLQWYPEDRLNIDEALQHPYFQPPPDYQV from the exons ATGTCAGAGAACCTTATTGGGGCGTCACAAGGGAAACTGGATCATTTGAACGGTTACATGGGTGACTTACCTCAGGTTTTACCTGCATCTGCCGAGCCATTTTCTG gCTGGTGTTTGCCTTCTGGAACGGCGACCAACGAGAATCGAGATCAGTGTATCAATCCTGATAGCTTTGCTACTTTCCTTGGGTTACTTGAATCTGTACCTTTACATGGGTTTGGTGCTAGTAATGGGACGGATGAGATTCCATTTCCGGACTCAAg CTATGTGCTGAAGAAAAAATTTGGGCGTGGTGCATTTGGTGAGGTATGGTTGGCATTTCACTGGAATTGCAATCAAGGAGATAATGGTACTAGTTGGAACAATGAAGATGTGAATACATCAAAAAATGGTGTTCATTATGATACTGATGGTCCTGATAACTCCTTCATTTTGAAACGGATTATG GTAGAGAGAGGACCAATTGTCTATCTAAGTGGTCTAAGGGAGAAGCATTATGGTGAACTGTTTCTAAATGCATACAATAAAAGTAGGAGTTCTTCTGCAGGGCAAACGTCAAGTTCTAAACCAGCGTCATCAGAACTGGGTCTCTCTGAAGAGGGTTTGAAACATATTGCTAGATACATAGAGTATTTTGAATCTCGATATAATGACATATGGCTTGTGTTTCACCACGAGGGTGTGTCTTTATCAAAGCTGATTTACACTGTGGAAGAAGTAGAGAATGGTTCTGCTGGTGAAAAGGCTGAAGAGGCAAGTCACGGGCAGATACTTCGTCCGTCAAAGTGGTGGACCTGGTTGAAGACGACAGAATCAGGAAAAGAAGAAATGCGGAGAATAATATGGCAATTG TTGCTAGGTCTAAAGGCATGCCATGATCGCAATATTACTCACAGAGATATCAAACCCG AGAATATGGTGATATGCCTTGAAGACATCAAGTCAGGCAGATGCTTAAAGGGTGTACCAAATGGAGATCATAACTTCAAAACTAAAAT GCGCATAATCGACTTTGGCAGTGCACTCGATGAATATACGGTGAAACATTTGTATGGGTCAACAGGTCCTTCAAG AGCAGAACAAACACATGATTATGCACCACCAGAAGCCATTCTGAACAGTAGCTGGCACCGTGGGCCAACCAGCTTGACATTAAA GTACGACATGTGGAGTGTTGGGGTTGTGATGTTAGAGATGATTTTAGGATCACCAAATGTTTTTGAGATTAGTTCTGTTACACGCGCCCTTCTGGATCAACATATCAGAGGTTGGAGTGAAAACTTTAAAGAGCTTGCATACAA GCTTCGATCCTTTATGGAGATGTGCATCCTAATCCCAGGTAGCTCTTTAAAACATGGTGGCGCCAGCTCAAAGCAG GGTGGGATTTCACTTGCGTCATGGAAATGCTCTGAAGAATTTTTGGCGGAACAGATAAAGAGTAGAGACCCTCTGAAGATTGG GTTTCCTAATGTTTGGGCTTTAAGGTTGGTGAGGGGTCTGTTACAGTGGTACCCT GAGGACAGATTAAACATAGACGAGGCTCTGCAGCACCCTTATTTTCAACCTCCTCCCGACTACCAAGTATAA